A genomic segment from Neobacillus sp. YX16 encodes:
- a CDS encoding nucleoside transporter C-terminal domain-containing protein: MYFLINLLGLFVVMGVVFLCSPQKKEVKWKAIFSLVVVELLITWFMLGTDIGSWVINQIAAFFTWLIACASEGIAFVFPSAMANETIDFFFSALLPIIFIVTFFDILSYFGILTWIIDKVGWLISKVSRMPKLESFFSIQMMFLGNTEALAVIRNQLSVLKDYRLLTFGIMSMSSISGSIIGAYLSMVPATYVFSAIPLNCLNALIVVSILNPITVPKEEDIIYEPPKSEKKDFFSTISNSMLVGMNMVIVILAMVIGYVALTAALNGILGVFIEGLTIQKIFSFIFSPFAFLLGLPVKDALYVAQLMGIKLATNEFVAMMDLKNQLDTLSPHTVAVATTFLTSFANFSTVGMIYGTFNSVLGEGKSAIIGRNVWKLLVSGIAVSLLSAMIVGLFVWN; encoded by the coding sequence ATGTATTTTTTAATAAATTTATTGGGCTTGTTTGTGGTGATGGGAGTTGTATTTCTGTGTTCTCCCCAAAAGAAAGAAGTTAAATGGAAAGCGATTTTCTCCCTTGTTGTAGTCGAATTGCTCATAACCTGGTTTATGTTGGGAACAGATATTGGCAGCTGGGTTATTAATCAAATCGCAGCATTCTTTACGTGGTTAATTGCCTGTGCGAGTGAAGGGATTGCGTTTGTATTTCCGAGTGCCATGGCAAATGAGACAATAGACTTTTTCTTCAGTGCTCTGCTGCCGATTATTTTCATTGTGACGTTTTTTGATATTTTATCTTATTTTGGTATTTTGACATGGATTATTGATAAGGTGGGCTGGCTCATTTCCAAGGTTTCAAGAATGCCCAAACTAGAAAGCTTTTTCTCGATTCAAATGATGTTCTTAGGTAACACGGAAGCACTAGCGGTGATTCGGAACCAACTTTCAGTGTTAAAAGATTATCGATTACTTACCTTTGGTATTATGAGTATGAGTAGTATCAGCGGCTCAATAATAGGTGCGTATTTATCCATGGTTCCAGCTACCTACGTTTTTAGTGCCATTCCATTGAACTGTTTAAATGCTCTCATTGTTGTCAGTATCTTAAATCCGATCACTGTCCCAAAAGAAGAAGATATCATATATGAACCGCCAAAGTCGGAGAAAAAGGACTTCTTCTCAACGATATCAAACAGTATGTTGGTTGGAATGAATATGGTAATCGTAATTTTAGCAATGGTTATTGGATATGTAGCGTTAACAGCTGCTCTTAATGGAATATTAGGGGTGTTTATCGAGGGTCTTACGATACAAAAAATCTTTTCTTTTATCTTTAGTCCATTTGCCTTCTTGCTCGGCTTACCTGTTAAGGATGCCCTTTATGTAGCTCAGTTAATGGGAATAAAATTAGCAACGAATGAATTTGTCGCCATGATGGACTTGAAAAATCAATTGGATACATTGTCACCGCATACAGTTGCTGTTGCAACGACATTTTTAACATCGTTTGCCAATTTTAGTACGGTGGGGATGATTTATGGAACATTTAATTCAGTTCTAGGGGAGGGAAAATCTGCAATTATTGGTAGGAACGTATGGAAGCTTCTCGTCAGCGGAATTGCAGTTTCATTGTTAAGTGCGATGATTGTTGGATTGTTTGTCTGGAATTAA
- a CDS encoding efflux RND transporter permease subunit, producing MKGLVNFVLGNKLAVWLLTIIITVSGIYSGTKMNMETIPDISIPYLMVMDVYPGATPEQVMEDVSKPLEKAIENLKGVKSVYSNSNANMASMQVEYEYGEDMDEANRALKSALEAVKLPENAQEPIITAISMNMMPVVALSISSTTEDIVELTSTVEDIILPKIEKIDGVASATITGQHIEEVQLTYDEAKMAQYGLKEDTVKQMIQASDLAVSLGLYEFEEGEQAVAIDGKFMTADELKEMLIPVTPSTTQPSPFVKLSDIAAIEVIGKVQSISRTNGENAIAIQIVKGQEANTVDVVNSVKDLIEEQKEKIDGLVIDVSLDQGAPIEESVKTMVEKALFGGLIAVLIILLFLRDIKSTIISIVSIPVSIFMAFLLLNWMEITLNIMTLGAVTVAIGRVIDDSIVVVENIYRRLHLKEEKLSGRALVREATIEMFKPILSSTLVTVAVFAPLIFVGGMVGELFTPFALTMTFALGASLIVAITIVPALSHFLFKKKLYSEKTESSHKEAGKLANWYKGILRWTLNHKVITSVTAIVLLAGSLALTPLIGFSFMGSEEEKVMYLTYTPKAGELEDETLANVEAVEEEMLKREDIDIVQISVTESGDPMAAMMGGGGDGALMYLIFDPEMDNFPEVREEIEEYVFNIGQSGEWKSQNFAAMSMSTNEVSYTFYSEDLDKLNEAVKMVEGVLSKNDRLEDVSSSAEEAYVEYTFKVEQDELLQYGLTTGQIVMMLNPTKTQDVLTTVEKDGNVLEVIVQQEQAAQPKSIDDILATQVPTALGTTMPLSELVTVEKGTTLNTLARSKGEYYATVSGTILDEDISKATAEVDKEIDKLDLPKGVTIGVAGVQADMTETFTQLGMAMLAAIAIVYFILVVTFREGVAPFAILFSLPFAVIGSFVGLLIAGETISVSVMMGLLMLIGIVVTNAIVLVDRIIHMERDGLTMREAVLEAGATRLRPILMTAIATIGALIPLAIGSGGGGLISKGLGITVIGGLASSTLLTLIIVPIVYEVLSKIFKKNRKDIVED from the coding sequence GTGAAAGGTTTAGTCAACTTTGTTCTAGGAAACAAACTAGCAGTATGGTTACTTACAATCATTATTACGGTATCTGGTATTTATTCAGGTACAAAAATGAATATGGAGACAATACCAGATATTTCAATTCCATACTTAATGGTAATGGATGTATATCCTGGGGCAACTCCAGAACAAGTAATGGAAGATGTCTCCAAACCTTTAGAAAAAGCGATAGAAAATTTAAAAGGTGTAAAATCCGTTTATTCCAATTCAAATGCTAACATGGCTAGTATGCAGGTGGAATATGAATACGGTGAAGATATGGATGAAGCGAACCGTGCATTAAAATCTGCTTTAGAGGCCGTGAAGCTGCCAGAAAATGCACAGGAACCAATTATTACTGCTATTAGCATGAATATGATGCCGGTTGTCGCACTTAGTATAAGCAGTACAACAGAGGACATAGTTGAATTGACGTCAACCGTTGAGGATATCATTCTTCCAAAAATCGAGAAAATTGATGGTGTTGCCTCTGCAACCATTACAGGTCAACATATTGAAGAAGTTCAGCTTACGTATGACGAAGCAAAAATGGCTCAATATGGCTTAAAAGAAGATACTGTCAAACAAATGATACAAGCAAGTGACCTAGCGGTTTCATTAGGTCTTTACGAATTTGAAGAAGGCGAACAAGCTGTAGCAATAGATGGAAAGTTCATGACCGCTGATGAATTAAAGGAAATGCTTATTCCTGTAACACCTTCAACAACACAACCTTCACCATTTGTGAAGCTTAGCGACATTGCTGCAATTGAAGTAATTGGTAAAGTACAATCGATTTCGCGTACGAATGGTGAAAATGCAATTGCCATTCAAATTGTAAAAGGTCAAGAAGCAAACACTGTAGATGTTGTAAACAGTGTGAAGGACTTAATCGAGGAACAAAAGGAAAAAATTGATGGTCTTGTCATCGATGTATCACTCGACCAAGGTGCACCAATCGAAGAATCGGTTAAAACGATGGTTGAAAAAGCACTATTTGGTGGTTTAATTGCCGTTTTAATTATCCTTTTATTCCTACGTGATATTAAATCAACTATTATTTCCATTGTGTCGATTCCAGTTTCTATTTTTATGGCATTCCTGCTTCTTAACTGGATGGAGATTACTCTCAATATTATGACGCTCGGTGCCGTTACGGTTGCCATCGGCCGTGTAATCGATGACTCAATCGTTGTAGTTGAAAATATATATCGACGTCTTCATTTAAAAGAAGAAAAATTATCAGGTCGTGCGCTTGTCCGTGAAGCGACAATCGAAATGTTCAAACCAATCCTGTCATCAACATTAGTAACTGTTGCAGTATTTGCACCTCTTATCTTTGTTGGCGGTATGGTCGGTGAGCTATTCACGCCGTTCGCATTAACCATGACCTTTGCTCTTGGTGCTTCATTAATTGTTGCGATTACAATCGTTCCTGCGTTGTCACACTTCTTATTTAAGAAAAAGTTATATAGCGAAAAAACAGAAAGCAGCCATAAAGAGGCCGGCAAATTGGCTAACTGGTACAAAGGCATTCTTAGATGGACACTTAACCATAAGGTAATTACCTCCGTTACTGCGATTGTTTTGCTAGCAGGCAGTTTGGCGTTAACACCATTAATCGGTTTTAGCTTTATGGGCAGTGAAGAAGAAAAGGTTATGTACTTAACGTACACACCAAAAGCTGGCGAGCTAGAGGATGAAACATTAGCAAACGTTGAAGCAGTAGAAGAAGAAATGCTAAAACGTGAGGATATCGACATCGTTCAGATATCTGTAACCGAAAGTGGAGATCCAATGGCCGCGATGATGGGCGGCGGCGGAGATGGTGCGTTAATGTACTTAATCTTTGACCCAGAAATGGATAACTTCCCTGAAGTCCGTGAAGAAATTGAAGAATATGTGTTTAACATAGGACAATCCGGCGAATGGAAGAGTCAAAACTTTGCTGCTATGTCGATGTCAACTAATGAAGTTAGCTACACTTTTTACAGTGAAGATTTAGATAAACTAAATGAAGCTGTAAAAATGGTAGAAGGCGTTCTGAGTAAAAATGACCGCCTAGAAGATGTTTCTTCAAGTGCTGAGGAAGCATACGTTGAGTATACATTCAAAGTAGAACAAGATGAATTACTTCAGTATGGTTTAACAACGGGTCAAATCGTCATGATGTTAAACCCAACAAAAACTCAAGATGTATTAACAACGGTTGAAAAGGACGGTAATGTATTAGAAGTTATCGTTCAGCAGGAACAAGCTGCTCAGCCAAAATCTATTGACGATATTCTAGCAACACAAGTACCAACAGCACTGGGTACGACAATGCCGCTTTCAGAACTGGTAACAGTTGAAAAAGGTACAACATTAAATACCCTTGCACGCAGCAAAGGTGAATACTATGCAACGGTTTCAGGAACCATCCTTGATGAGGATATTTCTAAAGCTACTGCTGAGGTAGACAAAGAAATTGATAAATTAGATTTACCGAAAGGTGTTACCATTGGCGTTGCCGGAGTTCAGGCAGATATGACGGAAACATTTACACAGCTTGGTATGGCCATGCTCGCGGCGATTGCGATTGTTTACTTTATCCTAGTTGTAACCTTCCGCGAAGGTGTCGCACCGTTTGCCATTTTATTCTCATTACCATTTGCAGTGATTGGTTCATTTGTTGGTTTATTAATTGCAGGTGAAACCATTTCCGTATCTGTCATGATGGGTCTGTTGATGTTAATCGGTATCGTTGTTACGAATGCGATTGTACTCGTAGACCGGATTATTCATATGGAACGTGATGGTCTGACGATGCGTGAAGCTGTATTAGAAGCTGGAGCAACTCGTCTGCGACCAATCCTTATGACAGCTATTGCAACAATTGGAGCATTAATTCCATTAGCCATTGGCTCTGGCGGCGGTGGTTTAATCTCGAAGGGTCTAGGTATTACCGTAATCGGCGGTTTAGCAAGTTCAACGTTATTAACACTAATTATTGTCCCAATTGTTTATGAAGTATTATCTAAGATATTCAAGAAAAATCGTAAAGATATTGTAGAAGACTAA
- a CDS encoding TetR/AcrR family transcriptional regulator, translating to MKKQLIMEKAIELFAKQGFEATSVQQITEHCGISKGAFYLSFKSKDELIIEIIDHFMIQFTSEIDYLVRSARDEENLLYNFYYAIFNSFQKHSDFGKILIKEQSRSFNEDFIVKMRYYDRLMDKTILSMVERLYEDDKVREIKYDLVFCIKGFMSMYSQLFLFYNVPLDLDLLSTSLVEKTNLLARNSTLPFISKGLIEVFEEPPLEDLTKEQILLLMDQEIKEMEESVEKESLVLLKQQLHEPTFGRAIIKGLLENIRNHPQTKWISYLLGSFFNM from the coding sequence ATGAAAAAACAATTGATTATGGAAAAGGCAATAGAACTCTTTGCTAAACAGGGTTTTGAAGCTACATCTGTCCAACAAATAACAGAACATTGCGGTATTTCTAAAGGTGCTTTTTATCTATCTTTCAAGTCAAAAGATGAATTAATTATCGAGATAATCGATCACTTTATGATTCAATTCACCTCTGAAATTGACTATCTAGTCAGAAGTGCAAGAGATGAAGAAAATCTTCTATATAATTTTTATTATGCGATATTCAACTCATTTCAAAAGCATTCTGATTTTGGAAAAATATTAATCAAGGAGCAGTCTCGTTCTTTTAATGAGGATTTCATCGTGAAAATGCGTTACTACGACAGATTAATGGATAAAACGATTCTTTCGATGGTAGAGCGTTTGTATGAGGATGATAAAGTAAGAGAGATAAAATATGACTTAGTATTTTGTATCAAAGGCTTTATGAGTATGTATTCTCAGCTATTTTTGTTTTATAATGTACCATTAGATTTGGATTTGTTATCAACATCATTGGTGGAAAAAACAAATCTGCTTGCTAGAAACTCCACACTTCCTTTTATTTCAAAAGGGCTAATCGAGGTGTTTGAAGAGCCGCCATTAGAAGATTTAACAAAAGAACAGATTCTATTACTAATGGATCAAGAAATAAAAGAAATGGAAGAGTCAGTAGAAAAGGAATCTTTAGTACTGTTAAAACAGCAGTTGCATGAACCAACATTTGGCCGAGCAATTATTAAGGGATTACTAGAAAATATTCGAAATCATCCCCAAACCAAATGGATTTCTTATTTACTGGGTAGTTTTTTTAATATGTAG
- a CDS encoding iron-sulfur cluster biosynthesis family protein, whose product MFILTEAAKAEIQNRMELSDSAKFIRLQMRKSCFMKVKLTLENSIQENDSEIIKDDLHFIIDKGERHYFRDKKLDFIPDQTGFKQFEVI is encoded by the coding sequence GTGTTTATTTTAACAGAGGCTGCAAAAGCAGAAATACAAAACCGCATGGAATTATCAGATTCTGCTAAGTTTATCCGATTACAAATGCGTAAAAGTTGTTTCATGAAAGTGAAATTGACATTGGAGAATTCAATTCAGGAAAATGATAGCGAGATAATAAAAGATGACCTGCATTTCATCATTGACAAAGGTGAACGTCATTATTTTCGTGATAAAAAACTGGATTTTATACCGGATCAAACAGGTTTTAAACAGTTTGAAGTAATTTAA
- a CDS encoding IclR family transcriptional regulator — protein sequence MMSERLIQSIERAADVLELFLTTSPELSVKEISEKLQLSKSTVHGIIKTLEHRGYLQQNPEDLKYRLGIKLFTLGNFVGKHLDIGNIARPIISDLANELNETVHLVTLQRDEVVYIEKVEGPRALTIYSHIGKRAPVHCTGVGKAILAHLSEKDVDRLLSEASLEAFTEYTLTDVHEIKKHLVSVRETGYAVDDEEIELGLKCIAAPIFNHKGNVIASISCAAPKMRLDEEMLPKVIAGIKRAASEISRSLGYKGNVF from the coding sequence ATGATGTCTGAACGTTTAATTCAATCGATTGAAAGGGCAGCGGATGTCCTTGAATTGTTTTTGACCACCAGTCCAGAACTAAGTGTTAAAGAGATAAGTGAAAAACTTCAATTATCAAAAAGCACCGTTCATGGAATTATTAAGACTTTGGAACATAGAGGTTATTTGCAGCAGAATCCAGAGGATTTGAAGTATAGGTTGGGGATTAAACTTTTCACACTAGGTAACTTTGTTGGTAAACATCTCGATATTGGTAACATAGCAAGACCAATAATTAGTGATTTAGCAAATGAATTAAATGAAACCGTTCACTTAGTTACATTACAGCGCGATGAAGTTGTTTATATTGAAAAGGTAGAAGGTCCAAGAGCTCTTACTATTTACTCTCATATTGGAAAAAGAGCACCCGTTCATTGTACAGGTGTGGGGAAGGCAATACTTGCTCATCTGAGTGAAAAAGACGTGGATAGGCTGTTATCAGAAGCAAGTTTAGAAGCATTTACAGAGTACACGCTGACAGATGTTCATGAAATAAAAAAACATTTAGTTTCTGTTCGTGAGACTGGGTATGCTGTCGATGATGAAGAGATCGAGTTAGGGCTGAAATGTATCGCCGCACCGATATTCAATCATAAAGGAAATGTAATCGCTTCAATTAGCTGTGCCGCTCCTAAAATGAGACTGGATGAAGAAATGCTTCCTAAAGTAATAGCGGGGATTAAGAGGGCTGCATCTGAGATTTCAAGATCGTTAGGTTATAAAGGTAATGTCTTTTAA
- a CDS encoding acetaldehyde dehydrogenase (acetylating), whose translation MSKVKVAVLGSGNIGTDLMIKLGRSQILELTAVIGIDPQSDGLRRAREMGYAGVSTGIDGFLADPELKADIVFDATSAKAHLYNAKVLKEAGIKVIDMTPAAVGPYVCAAVNIDEHLEKENINLITCGGQATIPMVHAVNRVSPVEYAEIVATISSKSAGPGTRANIDEFTETTSRAIEVVGGAKKGKAIMILNPAEPPIMMRDTVYTLVEEGKMDEEGIRRSIAEMTEVVQSYVPGYQLRTEPIFEGNKVTIFIQVEGAGDYLPKYSGNLDIMTAAGVKIAEEFAKNLLKKETV comes from the coding sequence TTGTCAAAAGTTAAAGTAGCTGTTCTTGGCTCAGGTAACATTGGTACAGATTTAATGATTAAGCTTGGTCGTTCGCAAATTTTAGAATTGACTGCAGTAATTGGGATTGACCCACAATCTGACGGTTTACGCCGTGCTAGAGAAATGGGGTATGCAGGGGTTTCTACAGGGATTGATGGATTTCTAGCTGATCCTGAATTAAAAGCGGATATCGTTTTTGATGCAACTTCTGCAAAAGCTCATCTTTATAATGCAAAAGTGTTAAAAGAAGCAGGTATTAAAGTAATAGATATGACACCAGCTGCTGTTGGTCCATATGTATGTGCGGCAGTTAATATTGACGAGCATTTAGAAAAGGAAAATATCAATTTAATTACATGCGGCGGACAGGCTACAATTCCAATGGTCCATGCCGTAAACCGTGTAAGTCCAGTAGAGTATGCTGAAATCGTTGCGACCATTTCAAGTAAAAGTGCTGGCCCTGGAACTCGTGCTAATATCGATGAATTTACCGAAACAACTTCCCGTGCGATTGAAGTAGTCGGTGGAGCGAAAAAAGGGAAAGCAATTATGATATTAAACCCTGCTGAACCTCCAATTATGATGCGCGATACAGTGTATACCCTTGTAGAAGAAGGGAAAATGGACGAAGAAGGTATTAGAAGATCCATTGCAGAAATGACAGAAGTCGTTCAATCCTATGTTCCAGGCTATCAGCTCCGTACGGAACCTATTTTCGAAGGTAATAAAGTAACAATCTTTATTCAAGTAGAGGGTGCCGGTGATTACCTGCCAAAATACTCAGGAAACCTTGATATTATGACAGCTGCTGGTGTAAAGATTGCTGAAGAGTTTGCTAAAAACCTATTAAAGAAAGAAACAGTTTAA
- the dmpG gene encoding 4-hydroxy-2-oxovalerate aldolase, with product MTNERDILITEVALRDGSHAVSHQFTVDQVLKVAKALNDANVPYIEVSHGDGLAGSSLQYGLSHTNEMELIEAAVSVADKSKIAVLLLPGIGTLHDLKEAANLGAKMARIATHVTEADVAPQHIAYAKELGMETVGFLMMNHMAPVEKLVEQAKLMESYGADSVYVVDSAGYLLPGQVRERIRALKQSVGINIGFHGHNNLSLAMANTLVAIEEGATRIDGSVRCLGAGAGNTQTEVLVAVCERMGIKTGVDLYKMMDLAEDIIAPLLPVPQEITKDSLTLGYAGVYSSFALHSKRAAERYGVDSRDILIELGKRKVVGGQEDMIVEVAAEIAKNKNR from the coding sequence ATGACAAACGAAAGAGATATTCTAATCACTGAGGTTGCCTTACGAGATGGAAGTCATGCAGTCTCTCATCAGTTTACAGTAGATCAAGTACTAAAAGTCGCAAAAGCATTGAATGATGCGAACGTTCCATATATCGAAGTCTCTCATGGTGATGGTTTAGCGGGATCTTCATTACAGTATGGACTTTCACACACAAATGAAATGGAATTAATTGAAGCAGCAGTTTCCGTTGCAGATAAGTCGAAAATTGCTGTCCTCTTATTGCCAGGTATCGGTACGTTGCATGATTTGAAAGAAGCAGCTAATTTAGGAGCAAAGATGGCTCGTATTGCAACACATGTAACAGAAGCGGACGTGGCTCCACAGCATATTGCTTATGCGAAAGAACTAGGTATGGAGACGGTTGGCTTTTTAATGATGAACCATATGGCTCCAGTTGAAAAACTAGTTGAACAAGCTAAATTGATGGAAAGCTATGGAGCAGATTCGGTCTACGTAGTAGACTCTGCAGGTTACTTGCTTCCAGGTCAAGTTCGCGAACGAATTCGTGCGCTTAAACAATCTGTAGGCATCAACATTGGTTTCCATGGTCATAACAACTTATCTCTTGCGATGGCAAATACACTTGTAGCAATTGAAGAAGGAGCTACTCGTATTGACGGAAGTGTTCGCTGCTTAGGAGCAGGTGCCGGTAATACACAAACAGAAGTATTAGTAGCCGTTTGTGAACGGATGGGAATTAAAACTGGAGTGGATTTATATAAAATGATGGATTTAGCTGAAGACATTATTGCACCACTTTTACCAGTGCCACAAGAAATTACAAAAGACAGCCTCACACTAGGGTATGCTGGTGTTTACTCAAGCTTTGCCCTGCACTCAAAACGTGCGGCTGAAAGATATGGCGTAGATTCTCGTGATATTTTAATTGAACTAGGCAAACGTAAAGTGGTTGGCGGTCAAGAGGATATGATCGTTGAAGTAGCAGCGGAAATTGCGAAAAACAAGAATCGCTAA
- a CDS encoding GntP family permease, which produces MELVIILLALGMLMFIAYRGFTVIIFAPICALFAVLLTEPGWILPFYSNVFMGKMVEYIQLYFPIFLLGAIFGKVVEMSGLAKTIASTIVQVVGQKRGMLAIVLLAAILTYSGISLVVVAFAVYPFAAHLFRESNIPKRLIPGTIALGSFTFTMDALPGSPQVQNVIPTSFFKTDLYAAPTLGIIGAIFIFVLGMWYLNSRRIKAEKAGEGYDSFGTIKEDKEVTINLDEQESIGRKILAFVPVLLVAVLNKVLTTIIPQWYPNGFDFESIGMSFPSIETSKVIGIWSVEIALLVGIIATILYNRKPVMMNFKDGMKVGVAGALLAIMNSATEYGFGAVISNLPGFSIARDGIAKVFGHPLLNGAVTTNILSAISGSASAGIAITLGMMSEKYIELANQFDIPLEVMHRVISMASGGMDTLPHNGAVITLLAITGLTHKQSYRDIFAITIIKTIAAFFVIAVYLLTGIV; this is translated from the coding sequence ATGGAATTAGTCATTATACTATTAGCACTCGGAATGTTGATGTTTATCGCATATCGAGGATTCACAGTTATCATTTTTGCACCTATTTGTGCGTTATTTGCTGTACTTTTAACCGAACCTGGATGGATTCTGCCTTTTTACTCGAATGTATTTATGGGGAAAATGGTTGAATACATACAGCTTTATTTTCCAATCTTCTTGTTAGGAGCCATTTTTGGTAAAGTAGTAGAAATGTCTGGACTTGCTAAAACAATCGCTTCTACTATTGTCCAAGTCGTTGGTCAAAAAAGGGGAATGTTAGCAATTGTTTTACTTGCCGCTATCTTAACTTATAGTGGAATTAGCTTAGTGGTGGTAGCATTCGCAGTCTATCCATTTGCTGCACATCTTTTCAGAGAATCAAATATTCCAAAGCGTTTAATTCCGGGTACAATTGCACTTGGTTCATTCACTTTTACAATGGATGCATTACCTGGTTCACCGCAAGTACAAAACGTAATTCCAACAAGCTTCTTTAAAACAGATCTTTACGCTGCACCTACGCTTGGGATTATCGGAGCCATTTTTATCTTCGTCCTTGGAATGTGGTATTTGAACTCTCGCCGTATTAAAGCAGAAAAAGCTGGGGAAGGCTATGACAGCTTCGGTACAATTAAGGAAGACAAAGAAGTTACAATTAATTTAGATGAACAAGAGAGTATCGGCCGTAAGATATTAGCTTTTGTTCCAGTTTTATTAGTAGCAGTTTTAAACAAAGTATTAACAACGATTATTCCACAATGGTATCCAAATGGTTTCGACTTCGAATCCATTGGAATGAGTTTTCCTAGCATTGAAACTTCAAAAGTTATTGGAATTTGGTCGGTTGAAATAGCTCTTTTAGTCGGTATTATCGCGACTATTCTTTATAATCGCAAACCTGTTATGATGAATTTCAAAGATGGAATGAAGGTCGGAGTAGCAGGTGCGCTTCTTGCTATTATGAACTCAGCAACAGAATATGGATTTGGAGCTGTTATTTCAAATTTACCTGGTTTTTCTATCGCAAGAGATGGGATTGCCAAAGTATTTGGTCATCCATTGCTAAATGGAGCTGTTACAACCAATATTCTTTCTGCTATCTCTGGTTCAGCGTCTGCCGGTATTGCCATCACTCTTGGTATGATGTCAGAAAAATATATTGAACTAGCAAATCAATTTGATATTCCGCTCGAAGTAATGCACCGTGTCATCTCAATGGCTTCCGGTGGTATGGATACACTGCCGCATAACGGTGCGGTTATTACCTTATTAGCAATAACAGGGTTAACACATAAGCAGTCTTACCGTGATATTTTTGCTATCACTATTATTAAAACCATCGCTGCTTTCTTCGTCATTGCTGTTTATCTGTTAACTGGCATCGTTTAA
- a CDS encoding Ger(x)C family spore germination protein: MRSILKLITSVFLALNLIGCVKKEVLDDISLIEGIGFDFIDKKNILGTAVIPVYLPDQPPKNNTFSTKAEISKSILQDIQRQAADPIVTGSLEVVLFSKTLTEKLGILPLVDAFQRDPSIGSDLYLAVVDGETKELLAGQYGIRGNATYISKLMEHNIRNEDLPKSNLELFLSDFYQEGKTPFIPQLKQIGKNKMKISGISLLKHGKMVDLIEPEEMFFFKLLVDKYSEGMHQVKIENGEAAVRSIHSSHNFELTKRNPAEVTIHIKVDGNIDEFTGQELTPKNVQELQQKFERDIRTECYSLIQRFQDKQIDPIGIGHFVKTQTRNFDFKDWRENQYKNLVVKIKSEVKITESGVIE; encoded by the coding sequence GTGAGAAGCATACTTAAATTGATTACCTCTGTTTTCCTAGCCCTTAACCTAATTGGCTGTGTCAAGAAAGAGGTATTAGATGATATTAGCTTAATTGAAGGAATAGGCTTCGACTTTATTGACAAAAAAAACATCCTTGGCACAGCTGTCATTCCCGTTTACCTGCCTGATCAACCACCTAAAAACAATACCTTCTCGACAAAAGCTGAGATTTCTAAGTCCATTCTGCAGGATATTCAACGACAAGCAGCTGATCCAATTGTAACCGGAAGCCTTGAGGTGGTCTTATTTAGTAAGACCTTAACCGAAAAATTAGGAATTCTGCCATTGGTTGACGCCTTTCAAAGGGACCCATCAATTGGGTCTGATCTCTATTTAGCCGTGGTAGACGGAGAAACGAAGGAATTACTTGCTGGACAATATGGTATAAGAGGAAATGCCACCTATATTTCAAAGTTGATGGAACATAATATCAGAAATGAAGATCTGCCAAAATCAAATCTGGAACTGTTTCTTAGTGATTTTTATCAAGAAGGAAAAACGCCCTTTATTCCGCAACTGAAACAAATTGGAAAAAATAAAATGAAAATTAGTGGGATATCCCTCCTTAAACATGGAAAAATGGTTGATCTGATTGAACCGGAGGAAATGTTTTTTTTCAAGCTACTCGTAGACAAATACAGTGAAGGTATGCACCAAGTCAAAATAGAAAATGGGGAAGCGGCCGTACGAAGCATTCATTCATCCCACAATTTCGAATTGACAAAAAGAAACCCTGCTGAAGTTACGATTCATATAAAGGTTGATGGAAACATCGATGAGTTTACCGGTCAAGAGCTTACTCCTAAGAATGTTCAAGAATTACAACAAAAATTTGAAAGGGACATCAGAACAGAATGCTATAGCTTGATACAGCGTTTTCAAGATAAACAAATAGACCCTATAGGAATTGGTCATTTTGTAAAAACACAGACGAGAAATTTTGATTTTAAGGATTGGAGAGAGAATCAGTATAAAAACCTTGTAGTCAAGATAAAATCAGAGGTAAAGATTACAGAATCAGGAGTCATTGAATAA